A genomic window from Sphingobacterium spiritivorum includes:
- a CDS encoding toprim domain-containing protein, giving the protein MSKYVNVDDLREIPISDFLARLGHHPARKSGKELFYHSMLRETKQDTPSLTVWDEGGKWIDRGGPNSTGIQGGSIVQLGLAYWPQLSFVEVLNKIKDTCDMQVSMIPAYKPVRSPTEQEQKGYTFELVRTQPIGRNFVLTKYLEARGILDVANGHLHEIYYRNRLDNENKSIFYAIGWKNDLGNWEFSNAKGFKSSIGKKGISVIPGNPSHAVLFEGYMDYLSWLKVNRPDPTPTAIVLNSIVQLKNAIERVKGIPIVDVYFDNDDPGRNCTQRLIEAVPQAKDRSGVYQGYKDYNDMLRDAINEHEIQHQRAGPKR; this is encoded by the coding sequence ATGTCAAAATATGTAAACGTGGACGATCTCCGAGAAATCCCAATTTCGGACTTCCTGGCTCGGCTCGGTCACCATCCGGCACGAAAATCCGGCAAGGAACTTTTCTACCACAGTATGTTAAGGGAGACCAAGCAAGATACGCCATCCCTCACGGTTTGGGATGAGGGTGGCAAATGGATCGACCGAGGTGGCCCGAACTCGACAGGCATACAGGGCGGTAGTATCGTACAGCTCGGCCTTGCCTATTGGCCACAGCTTTCCTTTGTCGAAGTACTCAACAAAATAAAGGACACCTGCGATATGCAGGTGTCCATGATACCAGCCTATAAACCCGTCCGATCTCCTACGGAACAGGAACAAAAAGGCTACACCTTTGAACTTGTCCGAACGCAACCCATCGGCAGAAACTTTGTCCTGACCAAATACCTTGAAGCACGTGGGATATTGGACGTTGCAAATGGACACCTGCATGAAATCTATTACAGAAACCGTCTTGACAACGAAAATAAAAGCATTTTCTACGCCATTGGCTGGAAGAACGATTTGGGGAATTGGGAATTTAGCAATGCCAAAGGCTTCAAGAGCAGTATCGGTAAAAAGGGAATTTCTGTTATACCCGGCAATCCAAGCCATGCCGTTCTATTTGAGGGATATATGGACTACCTAAGCTGGCTCAAAGTAAACCGCCCAGACCCTACACCCACCGCCATTGTCCTAAATTCCATTGTCCAATTAAAGAATGCCATCGAACGGGTTAAGGGCATACCCATCGTGGACGTGTATTTCGACAATGACGATCCCGGCCGTAACTGTACCCAAAGGTTGATCGAAGCCGTGCCACAGGCTAAAGACCGATCCGGTGTATATCAAGGGTACAAGGATTACAACGATATGTTAAGAGATGCCATAAACGAGCATGAAATCCAGCACCAACGGGCAGGCCCCAAACGGTGA
- a CDS encoding DNA cytosine methyltransferase, whose amino-acid sequence MLRHGSLFSGIGGFDIAASWMGWQNVFSCEKDPFCRTVLKHYWPNTAHYEDIYDFRATHFRGHIDIISGGFPCQPFSQAGRRKGAKDDRYLFPETIRIIKEARPEWIVLENVTGLFTILEPDSLSQMEIKAIELFCQDGEQPATSTIIRLQRRVIGSIISEIGSAGYVLPTLEDGTPIVLCIPAAAVGAPHQRDRVWFVAHANRHRDKQHKNDNRAGRGQATAKGQEEREGQRRSGLLDGFSGVPCPDLPMEPGRGLSREDAPRNTEAFAKSTTDSGADRWHEIPLWTGWPTESPFCGRDDGLSERLDGVTFPTWRAESIKAYGNAIVPQVALEIFRAIQSVTLNQKAP is encoded by the coding sequence ATGCTAAGACACGGTAGCCTTTTTTCGGGCATCGGCGGTTTTGACATCGCCGCTTCATGGATGGGTTGGCAAAACGTTTTCTCCTGCGAGAAAGACCCGTTCTGCCGAACTGTTCTCAAACACTATTGGCCAAATACAGCACACTATGAAGACATCTACGATTTTCGGGCAACTCACTTTCGAGGACACATCGACATCATCAGCGGAGGGTTTCCCTGCCAGCCGTTCAGTCAGGCCGGACGGCGAAAGGGGGCGAAAGATGACCGTTACCTCTTCCCGGAGACTATCCGAATTATTAAGGAAGCACGGCCGGAGTGGATCGTTCTTGAAAACGTTACTGGACTCTTCACCATTCTCGAACCCGATAGTCTTTCTCAAATGGAGATCAAAGCGATTGAGCTTTTTTGTCAGGACGGTGAACAACCTGCAACAAGCACCATCATCCGACTCCAACGACGAGTTATCGGAAGCATCATTTCAGAAATCGGGTCAGCAGGATATGTACTACCGACACTTGAAGACGGCACGCCAATCGTTCTGTGTATTCCGGCTGCTGCCGTTGGCGCTCCACACCAACGGGATCGGGTTTGGTTTGTTGCCCACGCCAACCGCCACCGAGATAAGCAACATAAAAACGACAATCGAGCAGGCAGAGGACAGGCGACGGCTAAAGGACAGGAAGAACGAGAGGGGCAACGGCGGTCAGGTCTCCTTGACGGATTTTCTGGTGTACCATGCCCTGATCTCCCTATGGAGCCCGGCAGAGGACTTAGCCGAGAGGATGCCCCAAGAAATACAGAAGCGTTTGCTAAAAGTACTACCGACAGCGGAGCAGATCGATGGCACGAAATTCCCCTATGGACGGGATGGCCAACTGAATCCCCGTTTTGTGGCCGAGATGATGGGCTTTCCGAAAGACTGGACGGAGTTACCTTTCCGACATGGCGTGCCGAAAGCATAAAAGCCTACGGAAATGCCATCGTTCCGCAGGTCGCCCTTGAAATCTTTAGGGCGATACAGTCCGTCACCCTGAACCAAAAAGCACCATGA